In the Heteronotia binoei isolate CCM8104 ecotype False Entrance Well chromosome 13, APGP_CSIRO_Hbin_v1, whole genome shotgun sequence genome, one interval contains:
- the LOC132581976 gene encoding olfactory receptor 1L1-like: MLTNHKNTTQVSEFFLRGFSSEPEVEKLLFLIFLLMYLLTLLGNVTIILLIRCDRQLLQTPMYFFLSHLAVADLGFASSIVPKVLQNLLSQRKTISYHGCFIQMFVAIFIGNADSYILASMAYDRFVAICRPLYYSSIMSHKCCLQMVTVSWTITMLHSSIYTFLMFQVEFCDPGEIPQFFCDLYPILDVSCSDSYVIDIVLMTEGVVEILGPFVLIIISYALIFFTIIKIPSAGAKRKAFSTCGSHICVVVMYFGGISFVYFKPNSNVVGHQDTWAAMMYTMVNPMVNPFIYTLRNNEMKAALKRVIKKHFN, translated from the coding sequence ATGCTAACGAATCACAAGAATACAACTCAGGTCTCCGAATTCTTCCTCCGTGGATTCTCTTCCGAGCCAGAGGTTGAAAAACTCCTCTTCCTGATTTTCCTCTTGATGTACTTGCTCACCCTCCTGGGGAATGTCACCATCATCTTGCTGATCCGCTGCGACAGGCAGCTCCTCCAAACCCCCATGTACTTCTTCCTCAGTCACCTTGCAGTAGCTGATCTGGGGTTTGCCAGCTCCATAGTCCCCAAGGTGCTACAGAACTTGTTATCTCAGAGAAAGACCATCTCCTACCATGGTTGCTTCATCCAGATGTTTGTTGCTATCTTTATTGGCAATGCAGACAGCtacattctggcttccatggcctaTGACCGCTTTGTGGCGATCTGCCGCCCGTTGTACTATTCCTCCATTATGAGCCACAAATGTTGCCTTCAAATGGTCACAGTGTCCTGGACGATCACCATGTTGCACTCATCAATTTATACATTTTTGATGTTCCAAGTTGAGTTCTGTGACCCTGGGGAGATTCCTCAGTTTTTCTGTGACCTTTACCCTATTCTAGACGTTTCTTGCTCTGACTCCTATGTCATAGATATAGTACTGATGACTGAGGGGGTCGTGGAGATCCTAGGGCCATTTGTGCTCATTATCATTTCCTATGCACTCATCTTCTTCACCATCATAAAGATTCCATCCGCTGGGGCAAAGCGCAAGGCTTTCTCGACATGCGGGTCCCACATTTGTGTGGTGGTCATGTACTTTGGTGGGATAAGCTTTGTTTATTTCAAGCCAAATTCGAATGTAGTGGGACATCAAGACACCTGGGCTGCTATGATGTACACCATGGTCAACCCCATGGTGAACCCCTTCATCTACACCCTCAGGAATAACGAAATGAAGGCAGCCCTGAAAAGAGTCATTAAGAAGCATTTCAATTAG